From one Pseudomonas sp. S35 genomic stretch:
- a CDS encoding calcium/sodium antiporter translates to MVSGLVLLIVGAEILVRAAVRLAASLKVRPLIIGLTIVAFGSSAPQMTVSLQATLAGNTDIAVGSVIGSSIFNILVTLGLSALIIPLRVSRQLVRLDIPVMILAGLLVFTLAANEELTPVDGLLLLIALIAYLGVLHYQTRHSRRPRTLDTVAQAPWLSSVLLMLGGFLILVLAGHLLLGAAVDVASDLGLSERIIGLTLIGVGTSLPCLATSLIAALRGEREIAVGNVIGSNLFNLLGVLGLTALLAPSPLSVSPNALDFDLPVMLGVVVLCLPVFYTGYRVTRAEGLVFLGLYLAYGLHVMSFTTGMPLAAKLEQLMLHYVLPALVVFLVFTSLRAWRRQHKRESQ, encoded by the coding sequence CTGGTCAGCGGCCTTGTGCTGCTGATCGTCGGCGCCGAAATTTTGGTGCGCGCGGCGGTGCGCCTCGCGGCCAGTCTCAAGGTACGGCCATTGATCATCGGCCTGACCATCGTGGCCTTCGGCAGCAGCGCGCCACAGATGACCGTCAGCCTGCAGGCGACCCTGGCCGGCAATACCGATATCGCCGTGGGCAGCGTGATCGGCAGCAGCATCTTCAACATCCTGGTGACCCTCGGCCTGTCCGCGTTGATCATTCCCCTGCGGGTCTCGCGCCAGTTGGTGCGCCTGGATATCCCGGTGATGATTCTCGCCGGCCTGTTGGTGTTTACCCTGGCGGCCAATGAAGAACTGACGCCGGTCGATGGCCTGCTGCTGCTGATTGCACTGATAGCCTATCTTGGCGTGCTGCACTACCAGACCCGCCATTCGCGCCGCCCACGTACGCTGGACACCGTGGCCCAGGCGCCCTGGCTGAGCAGCGTGTTGCTGATGCTCGGCGGCTTTCTGATCCTGGTGCTGGCCGGCCACCTGTTGCTCGGCGCGGCCGTGGACGTGGCCAGCGACCTGGGCCTGTCGGAACGCATCATCGGCCTGACGCTGATCGGTGTCGGCACCTCGCTGCCGTGCCTGGCCACCTCGCTGATTGCCGCCCTGCGCGGCGAGCGGGAAATTGCCGTGGGCAACGTGATCGGCAGCAACCTGTTCAACCTGTTGGGCGTATTGGGGCTCACGGCACTGTTGGCGCCATCGCCCTTGTCGGTGTCGCCCAACGCCCTGGATTTCGACCTGCCGGTAATGCTCGGCGTGGTGGTGTTGTGCCTGCCGGTGTTCTATACCGGTTACCGCGTGACACGCGCCGAGGGTCTGGTCTTCTTGGGGCTGTACCTGGCGTACGGGCTGCATGTGATGTCGTTCACTACCGGCATGCCCCTGGCCGCCAAGCTTGAACAATTGATGCTGCATTACGTCCTGCCAGCGCTGGTGGTGTTCCTGGTGTTCACCTCCCTGCGCGCCTGGCGCCGCCAACACAAGAGGGAATCGCAATGA
- a CDS encoding septal ring lytic transglycosylase RlpA family protein, with the protein MTRLLGLLALFSLLTGCASGLINPNGYDETGTASYYGSRHHGKKTASGEPFNQHALTAAHRQLPFGTRVKVTNLDNDNWVVVRINDRGPHTSGRLIDLSREAAEQLGMLRSGTARVRVQAMSN; encoded by the coding sequence ATGACCCGTTTACTTGGCCTTTTAGCCCTGTTCTCCCTGTTGACCGGCTGCGCCAGCGGCCTCATCAATCCCAACGGCTACGACGAAACCGGCACCGCCTCCTATTACGGCTCCCGACACCACGGCAAAAAAACCGCCAGCGGTGAACCCTTCAACCAGCACGCCCTGACCGCCGCCCACCGGCAACTGCCGTTCGGCACCCGGGTCAAGGTCACCAATCTCGACAACGACAACTGGGTCGTGGTCCGCATCAATGATCGCGGCCCGCATACCAGTGGGCGCCTGATCGATCTTTCCCGCGAAGCCGCCGAGCAACTCGGCATGCTGCGCAGCGGTACTGCGCGGGTTCGCGTGCAGGCCATGAGCAACTAA
- the gatB gene encoding Asp-tRNA(Asn)/Glu-tRNA(Gln) amidotransferase subunit GatB yields MQWEVVIGLEIHTQLATQSKIFSGSATTFGSEPNTQASLVDLGMPGVLPVLNQEAVRMAVMFGLAIDAEIGQHNVFARKNYFYPDLPKGYQISQMELPIVGKGYLDIPLEDGTIKRVGVTRAHLEEDAGKSLHEEFNGATGIDLNRAGTPLLEIVSEPDMRSAKEAVAYVKTIHALVRYLGICDGNMAEGSLRCDCNVSVRPKGQTEYGTRCEIKNVNSFRFIEKAINTEVRRQIELIEDGGKVIQQTRLYDPNKDETRAMRSKEEANDYRYFPDPDLLPVVIEDSFLDDIRATLPELPPQKRERFQEQFGLSVYDASVLASSREQADYFEKVVSIAGDAKLAANWVMVELGSLLNKQGLEIDEAPVTAEQLGGMLLRIKDNTISGKIAKTVFEAMAAGEGGADEIIEKRGLKQVTDSGAISAVLDEMLAANAEQVEQYRAADEAKRGKMFGFFVGQAMKASKGKANPQQVNELLKSKLEG; encoded by the coding sequence ATGCAATGGGAAGTTGTGATCGGGCTGGAGATTCATACCCAGCTCGCCACCCAATCGAAGATTTTCTCCGGTAGCGCCACCACGTTTGGCTCCGAGCCCAACACCCAGGCCAGCCTGGTCGACCTGGGCATGCCCGGCGTATTGCCGGTGCTGAACCAGGAAGCGGTGCGCATGGCGGTGATGTTCGGCCTGGCGATTGACGCCGAGATCGGCCAGCACAACGTGTTCGCGCGCAAGAACTACTTCTACCCGGACCTGCCCAAGGGCTACCAGATCAGCCAGATGGAATTGCCGATCGTCGGCAAGGGCTACCTGGACATCCCGCTGGAAGACGGCACCATCAAACGTGTCGGCGTGACCCGCGCCCACCTGGAAGAAGACGCAGGCAAGAGCCTGCATGAAGAGTTCAACGGCGCCACCGGTATCGACCTGAACCGCGCCGGCACGCCGCTGCTGGAGATCGTGTCCGAGCCGGACATGCGCAGCGCCAAGGAAGCCGTGGCCTACGTCAAGACCATCCACGCGCTGGTGCGCTACCTGGGCATCTGCGACGGCAACATGGCCGAAGGCTCGCTGCGTTGCGACTGCAACGTATCCGTGCGGCCAAAAGGCCAGACCGAATACGGCACCCGCTGCGAGATCAAGAACGTCAACTCGTTCCGCTTCATCGAGAAGGCGATCAACACCGAAGTGCGTCGCCAGATCGAACTGATCGAAGACGGCGGCAAGGTTATCCAGCAAACCCGCCTGTACGACCCGAACAAAGACGAAACCCGCGCCATGCGCAGCAAAGAGGAAGCCAACGACTACCGTTACTTCCCTGATCCAGACCTGCTGCCGGTGGTCATCGAAGACTCGTTCCTGGATGACATCCGCGCCACCCTGCCGGAATTGCCGCCGCAAAAACGCGAGCGTTTCCAGGAGCAGTTCGGCCTGTCGGTCTACGATGCCAGCGTATTGGCCTCCAGCCGCGAGCAAGCCGACTACTTCGAAAAAGTCGTGAGCATTGCCGGCGACGCCAAGCTGGCGGCCAACTGGGTGATGGTTGAGCTGGGCAGCCTGCTGAACAAGCAGGGCCTGGAAATCGACGAGGCACCGGTCACCGCCGAGCAACTGGGCGGCATGCTGCTGCGCATCAAGGACAACACCATCTCCGGCAAAATCGCCAAGACCGTGTTTGAAGCGATGGCTGCAGGCGAAGGCGGTGCTGACGAGATCATCGAGAAACGTGGTCTCAAGCAAGTCACCGACAGCGGCGCGATTTCGGCCGTACTCGATGAAATGCTGGCGGCCAACGCCGAGCAGGTCGAGCAGTACCGTGCGGCAGACGAAGCCAAGCGCGGCAAGATGTTCGGCTTCTTTGTCGGCCAGGCCATGAAAGCCTCCAAAGGCAAGGCCAACCCGCAACAGGTGAACGAATTGCTCAAAAGCAAGCTCGAAGGCTGA
- the gatA gene encoding Asp-tRNA(Asn)/Glu-tRNA(Gln) amidotransferase subunit GatA, which translates to MHHMTLAEIARGLADKKFSSEELTKTLLARIAELDPKVNSFISLTEELALSQAKAADARRANGENGALLGAPIAHKDLFCTQGVRTSCGSKMLDNFKAPYDATVVSKLAAAGAVTLGKTNMDEFAMGSANESSYYGAVKNPWNLEHVPGGSSGGSAAAVAARFLPAATATDTGGSIRQPAAFTNLTGLKPTYGRVSRWGMIAYASSLDQGGPLARTAEDCAILLQGMAGFDPQDSTSIDEPVPDYSASLNTSLKGLRIGVPKEYFSTGLDPRIAELVHNSVKTLESLGAVIKEVSLPNNQHAIPAYYVIAPAEASSNLSRFDGVRFGYRCENPKDLTDLYKRSRGEGFGAEVQRRIMVGAYALSAGYYDAYYLKAQKIRRLIKNDFMAAFEEVDVILGPTTPNPAWKIGAKTGDPIAEYLEDFYTITANLAGLPGLSMPAGFVDGLPVGVQLLAPYFQEGRLLNVAHQYQLNTDWHTRTPTGF; encoded by the coding sequence ATGCATCACATGACTCTGGCCGAGATCGCCCGCGGTCTCGCCGACAAAAAGTTTTCGTCCGAAGAGCTGACCAAGACCCTGCTGGCGCGTATCGCCGAGCTGGATCCCAAGGTCAACAGCTTCATCAGCCTCACCGAAGAGCTGGCCCTGAGCCAGGCCAAGGCCGCCGACGCACGTCGCGCCAACGGTGAAAACGGCGCACTGCTGGGCGCGCCAATCGCCCACAAAGACCTGTTCTGCACCCAGGGCGTACGCACCAGCTGCGGCTCGAAGATGCTCGACAACTTTAAAGCGCCCTACGACGCGACCGTAGTGTCCAAGCTGGCTGCCGCCGGGGCCGTGACCCTGGGCAAGACCAACATGGACGAATTCGCCATGGGCTCGGCCAACGAGTCGAGCTACTACGGCGCAGTGAAAAACCCGTGGAACCTCGAACACGTGCCGGGCGGTTCGTCCGGTGGTTCGGCTGCCGCGGTTGCCGCGCGCTTCCTGCCAGCCGCCACGGCCACCGACACCGGTGGTTCCATCCGCCAGCCTGCTGCGTTCACCAACCTCACCGGTTTGAAGCCGACTTACGGTCGCGTTTCCCGCTGGGGCATGATCGCCTACGCGTCCAGCCTCGATCAGGGCGGCCCCTTGGCCCGCACCGCTGAGGACTGCGCGATTTTGTTACAAGGCATGGCAGGATTCGATCCGCAGGACTCCACCAGCATCGACGAGCCCGTGCCAGACTACAGCGCCAGCCTGAACACCTCGCTCAAAGGCCTGCGCATCGGCGTGCCGAAGGAATACTTCAGCACCGGCCTCGACCCGCGCATCGCCGAATTGGTGCACAACAGCGTCAAGACGCTGGAAAGCCTGGGCGCCGTGATCAAGGAAGTCAGCCTGCCGAACAACCAGCACGCGATTCCTGCGTACTACGTGATCGCGCCAGCAGAAGCCTCCTCCAACCTGTCGCGTTTCGACGGCGTGCGTTTCGGCTATCGCTGCGAAAACCCGAAAGACCTCACCGACCTGTACAAACGCTCCCGTGGCGAAGGCTTCGGTGCCGAAGTACAACGCCGGATCATGGTCGGCGCCTACGCCCTGTCGGCCGGTTACTACGATGCTTACTACCTCAAGGCGCAGAAAATCCGTCGCCTGATCAAGAACGACTTCATGGCTGCCTTTGAAGAAGTCGATGTGATCCTCGGCCCAACCACGCCGAACCCGGCCTGGAAGATCGGCGCCAAGACCGGCGACCCGATCGCCGAGTACCTGGAAGACTTCTACACCATCACCGCCAACCTCGCGGGCTTGCCAGGCTTGTCCATGCCTGCCGGTTTCGTCGATGGCCTGCCGGTGGGCGTGCAACTGCTCGCGCCGTATTTCCAGGAAGGCCGCCTGCTCAATGTGGCGCACCAGTACCAGTTGAACACCGACTGGCACACTCGCACCCCTACCGGCTTCTGA
- the gatC gene encoding Asp-tRNA(Asn)/Glu-tRNA(Gln) amidotransferase subunit GatC: MALERSDVEKIAHLASLGLNDADLPQTTAALNSILGLVDQMQAVNTDGIEPLAHPLEASQRLRADVVTERNNREAYQSIAPAVENGLYLVPKVID, encoded by the coding sequence ATGGCGCTTGAACGCTCCGACGTGGAAAAAATCGCGCATCTGGCCTCGCTTGGCCTCAATGACGCCGATCTTCCACAGACCACCGCAGCCCTGAACAGCATTCTCGGGCTGGTTGACCAAATGCAGGCCGTGAATACCGACGGCATCGAGCCTCTGGCGCACCCGCTGGAAGCCAGCCAGCGCCTGCGTGCAGACGTCGTGACCGAGCGCAATAATCGCGAGGCCTACCAGTCCATCGCACCAGCGGTCGAAAACGGCCTGTACCTGGTTCCGAAAGTCATCGACTAA
- the mreB gene encoding rod shape-determining protein MreB, whose protein sequence is MFKKLRGMFSSDLSIDLGTANTLIYVRERGIVLNEPSVVAIRTHGNQKSVVAVGTEAKRMLGRTPGNIAAIRPMKDGVIADFSVCEKMLQYFINKVHENSFLQPSPRVLICVPCKSTQVERRAIRESALGAGAREVFLIEEPMAAAIGAGLPVEEARGSMVVDIGGGTTEIALISLNGVVYAESVRVGGDRFDEAIITYVRRNYGSLIGESTAERIKQEIGTAYPGGEVREVDVRGRNLAEGVPRAFTLNSNEVLEALQESLATIVQAVKSALEQSPPELASDIAERGLVLTGGGALLRDLDKLLAQETGLPVIVAEDPLTCVARGGGRALEMMDKHTMDLLSSE, encoded by the coding sequence ATGTTCAAGAAACTGCGTGGCATGTTTTCCAGCGATCTTTCCATTGACCTGGGCACTGCCAACACCCTTATTTACGTGCGCGAGCGCGGTATCGTTCTGAATGAGCCATCGGTTGTGGCCATTCGGACCCACGGTAATCAGAAAAGTGTCGTTGCCGTTGGCACCGAGGCCAAGCGCATGCTCGGCCGTACACCAGGCAACATTGCTGCCATTCGTCCGATGAAAGACGGCGTGATCGCCGACTTCAGTGTCTGCGAGAAGATGCTGCAGTACTTCATCAACAAGGTTCACGAAAACAGTTTCCTGCAGCCCAGCCCTCGTGTGCTGATCTGCGTTCCATGCAAATCCACCCAGGTGGAGCGTCGTGCCATCCGTGAATCGGCCCTCGGCGCCGGTGCCCGTGAAGTGTTCCTGATCGAAGAGCCAATGGCTGCTGCGATCGGTGCCGGCCTGCCGGTTGAAGAAGCTCGCGGTTCGATGGTGGTGGATATCGGTGGTGGTACTACCGAGATCGCCCTGATTTCCCTGAACGGTGTGGTGTATGCCGAATCCGTGCGCGTAGGCGGCGACCGTTTCGACGAAGCGATCATCACTTATGTACGTCGTAACTACGGCAGCCTGATCGGCGAATCCACCGCCGAGCGCATCAAGCAGGAAATCGGTACCGCTTACCCGGGCGGCGAAGTTCGCGAAGTCGATGTTCGCGGTCGCAACCTGGCCGAAGGCGTTCCACGTGCCTTCACCCTGAACTCCAATGAAGTGCTGGAAGCTCTGCAAGAGTCCCTGGCCACCATCGTTCAGGCTGTGAAAAGCGCCCTGGAGCAATCGCCGCCGGAGCTGGCTTCCGATATCGCCGAGCGTGGCCTGGTACTGACCGGCGGTGGCGCCTTGCTGCGCGACCTCGACAAGTTGCTGGCCCAGGAAACCGGTCTGCCGGTGATCGTCGCCGAAGACCCGCTGACCTGCGTTGCGCGTGGCGGTGGTCGTGCATTGGAAATGATGGATAAACACACCATGGACCTGCTCTCCAGCGAATAA
- the mreC gene encoding rod shape-determining protein MreC: MKPLFAKGPSLGVRLLVLVVLSVALMVVDARFSLLKPVRSQMSLVLMQTYWITDLPQRLYQGVASQFGSRTELVAENEKLKTENLLLQGRMQKLAALTEQNVRLRELLNSSALVNEKVEVAELIGMDPNPFTHRIIINKGERDGVVLGQPVLDARGLMGQVVELMPYTSRVLLLTDTTHSIPVQVNRNGLRAIASGTGNPERLELRHVADTADIKEGDLLVSSGLGQRFPAGYPVATVKEVIHDSGQPFAIVRAVPTAALNRSRYLLLVFSDNRTPEERANDAAQAQEAEDQKNGTAPMIPATVPKPAPATPVVPAATPAVAAPVATPAKPAVHSATAVKPTAAKPPATTTPAAKPPAAAPATTRQREE, encoded by the coding sequence ATTAAACCGCTTTTCGCCAAAGGCCCCTCACTGGGCGTGCGCTTATTGGTGCTGGTCGTGCTTTCGGTCGCGCTGATGGTGGTCGATGCCCGCTTCTCACTGCTCAAGCCAGTGCGTAGCCAGATGTCGCTGGTGCTGATGCAGACTTACTGGATCACAGACCTGCCGCAACGTCTCTACCAAGGCGTGGCCAGCCAATTCGGCAGCCGCACCGAGCTCGTCGCCGAAAACGAAAAACTCAAGACCGAAAACCTGCTGCTGCAGGGGCGCATGCAAAAGCTTGCGGCCCTCACTGAGCAGAACGTTCGGCTGCGCGAGTTGCTCAATTCTTCGGCACTGGTCAACGAAAAGGTCGAAGTGGCCGAGTTGATCGGCATGGATCCGAACCCCTTCACCCATCGCATCATCATCAACAAGGGTGAGCGCGACGGTGTGGTTCTCGGTCAGCCCGTGCTGGATGCCCGTGGCCTGATGGGCCAGGTCGTAGAGCTGATGCCCTACACCTCGCGTGTACTGTTGCTGACGGACACGACCCACAGCATTCCAGTGCAGGTGAATCGTAACGGCTTGCGCGCGATTGCCAGCGGCACCGGCAACCCAGAGCGCCTGGAATTGCGTCACGTCGCCGACACCGCTGACATCAAGGAAGGCGACCTGCTGGTCAGCTCCGGCCTCGGTCAGCGGTTCCCGGCGGGTTACCCGGTGGCGACGGTCAAGGAGGTGATCCACGATTCCGGCCAGCCCTTCGCTATTGTGCGCGCCGTGCCCACTGCCGCCTTGAACCGCAGCCGCTACCTGCTGCTGGTGTTCAGCGACAACCGCACCCCCGAAGAGCGCGCCAACGACGCCGCCCAGGCCCAGGAAGCGGAAGACCAGAAGAACGGCACGGCACCGATGATTCCTGCGACGGTGCCCAAGCCTGCACCGGCGACGCCCGTTGTTCCGGCGGCAACGCCAGCCGTGGCAGCGCCGGTGGCCACGCCGGCCAAGCCTGCGGTCCATAGTGCGACTGCGGTGAAACCGACAGCGGCGAAACCACCCGCCACCACGACGCCCGCTGCCAAGCCACCAGCCGCAGCGCCAGCCACCACGCGGCAGAGGGAGGAATAA
- the mreD gene encoding rod shape-determining protein MreD: MAGTHSRNGWIVWLTFAIGLLLSVSPLPQFMEILRPLWLALLLAFWSLNLPHKVGMVTAMFLGLAEDVLYGTLLGQNALILTLITFLVLSLQQRLRMFPMWQQCLVILVIFGLAQLVQLWLSALTGNRQPTLALVLPALVSALLWPWISFGLRGLRRRYKIN; this comes from the coding sequence ATGGCCGGTACTCATTCGCGCAATGGCTGGATTGTCTGGTTGACGTTTGCCATCGGCTTGCTGCTCAGCGTTTCGCCGTTGCCGCAATTCATGGAAATCCTGCGCCCGCTCTGGCTGGCATTGTTGCTGGCCTTCTGGTCACTGAACCTGCCGCATAAAGTGGGCATGGTCACGGCCATGTTCCTGGGGTTGGCGGAAGATGTGCTGTATGGCACCTTGCTGGGCCAGAACGCGTTGATCCTGACACTGATCACCTTCCTGGTGCTGTCGCTGCAGCAGCGTCTGCGCATGTTCCCGATGTGGCAGCAGTGCCTGGTGATCCTGGTGATCTTCGGCCTGGCGCAGTTGGTGCAACTGTGGCTCAGCGCCCTGACCGGCAACCGCCAGCCTACCCTGGCGCTGGTGTTGCCGGCCTTGGTCAGTGCGCTGCTGTGGCCTTGGATCAGTTTTGGCCTGCGTGGGTTACGTCGTCGCTATAAGATCAATTGA
- a CDS encoding Maf family protein — MNSLYLASGSPRRRELLTQIGVPFTVVSAAIDETPLTNEPAVAYVERLARGKAAAGFAALEHASGACVLGADTAVIVDGQILGKPVDQADALAMLMALAGREHEVLTAIALTDGLRCETQCVSSRVRFCGITVEQATAYWHSGEPQDKAGGYAIQGLGSVFVAGLNGSYSAVVGLPVCETAQLLAQFGIPCWQNLTAR; from the coding sequence ATGAATTCGCTTTATCTGGCCTCGGGCTCCCCAAGACGACGTGAACTGCTGACCCAGATCGGTGTGCCTTTCACCGTGGTCAGCGCTGCTATCGATGAAACTCCTCTTACCAACGAACCGGCTGTTGCCTACGTCGAGCGCCTTGCGCGCGGCAAGGCGGCGGCGGGATTTGCCGCGCTTGAACATGCATCGGGCGCCTGTGTGTTGGGTGCCGATACGGCGGTGATCGTGGACGGCCAGATCCTTGGCAAACCGGTAGACCAAGCTGATGCCCTGGCGATGTTGATGGCCTTGGCGGGACGCGAGCACGAAGTGCTCACCGCCATCGCGCTCACCGATGGCTTGCGCTGTGAAACCCAATGTGTAAGCAGTCGTGTACGGTTTTGCGGGATTACTGTCGAACAAGCGACAGCCTACTGGCACAGTGGCGAACCCCAGGACAAGGCGGGCGGCTATGCTATTCAAGGGCTTGGCTCGGTGTTTGTGGCCGGGCTCAACGGCAGCTATTCCGCGGTTGTAGGCCTGCCAGTGTGCGAAACCGCGCAACTGCTTGCTCAATTCGGCATACCCTGTTGGCAAAACCTTACCGCGCGCTGA
- the rng gene encoding ribonuclease G, with protein MSEEILINITPMESRVAVVENGVLQEVHVERTQKRGIVGNIYKGKVVRVLPGMQAAFVDIGLDRAAFIHASEISLREGPAVESISALVHEGQSLVVQVTKDPIGSKGARLTTQLSIPSRYLVYMPRTAHVGISLKIEDEGERERLKKVVSDCVAAEGIKEAGGFILRTAAEGAGADEILMDIRYLRRLWDQIGAQIKTIGAPSVIYEDLGLALRTLRDLVSPKIEKIRIDSRETFQRTTQFVAELMPEIADRLEHYPGERPIFDLYGVEDEIQKALERKVPLKSGGYLVVDPAEAMTTIDVNTGAFVGHRNLEETIFKTNLEAATAIARQLRLRNLGGIIIIDFIDMEDQEHQRQVLRTLEKQLERDHAKTNIIGITELGLVQMTRKRTRESLEQVLCEPCSSCQGRGKLKTPETVCYEIFREILREARAYQAEGYRVLANQKVVDRLLDEESGNVAELEGFIGRTIRFQVETMYSQEQYDVVLL; from the coding sequence ATGAGTGAAGAGATTCTGATCAATATCACGCCGATGGAATCGCGCGTGGCGGTGGTAGAGAACGGTGTTCTGCAAGAAGTGCACGTCGAGCGCACCCAAAAGCGCGGGATCGTCGGCAATATCTATAAAGGCAAGGTCGTGCGGGTGTTGCCGGGCATGCAGGCGGCATTCGTCGATATCGGCCTGGACCGTGCCGCGTTCATTCATGCCTCGGAAATTTCCCTGCGTGAAGGCCCAGCGGTAGAAAGCATCAGCGCCCTGGTGCATGAAGGACAGAGCCTGGTGGTGCAAGTCACCAAGGACCCCATCGGCTCCAAGGGCGCACGCCTGACCACCCAGCTGTCGATTCCGTCGCGCTACCTGGTGTATATGCCGCGCACCGCCCACGTTGGCATTTCCCTGAAAATCGAAGATGAAGGTGAGCGTGAGCGCCTGAAAAAGGTGGTCAGCGACTGCGTGGCGGCCGAAGGCATCAAAGAGGCTGGTGGTTTTATCCTGCGTACTGCCGCTGAAGGCGCGGGCGCGGACGAGATCCTGATGGACATCCGCTACCTGCGGCGCCTGTGGGACCAGATCGGCGCACAGATCAAGACCATCGGCGCGCCAAGTGTCATCTATGAAGACCTGGGCCTGGCACTGCGCACGCTGCGCGACCTGGTCAGCCCCAAGATCGAGAAAATTCGCATCGATTCGCGGGAAACCTTCCAGCGCACCACGCAATTTGTTGCCGAACTGATGCCGGAAATTGCCGACCGCCTGGAGCACTACCCTGGCGAGCGGCCGATCTTCGACCTGTACGGCGTCGAAGACGAAATCCAGAAAGCCCTGGAGCGCAAGGTGCCACTCAAGTCCGGCGGCTACCTGGTGGTGGACCCGGCGGAAGCCATGACCACCATCGACGTCAACACGGGCGCTTTCGTGGGTCATCGCAACCTCGAAGAGACCATCTTCAAGACCAACCTCGAAGCGGCGACCGCGATCGCGCGCCAACTGCGCCTGCGCAACCTGGGCGGCATCATCATCATCGACTTCATCGACATGGAAGACCAAGAGCACCAGCGCCAAGTGCTGCGTACCCTGGAGAAACAGCTGGAGCGCGATCACGCCAAGACCAACATCATCGGCATTACCGAGCTGGGCCTTGTGCAGATGACCCGCAAGCGCACCCGCGAAAGCCTGGAACAGGTGCTGTGCGAACCGTGCAGCAGTTGCCAGGGCCGCGGTAAGTTGAAGACCCCGGAAACGGTTTGCTACGAGATTTTCCGGGAAATCCTGCGAGAGGCACGAGCCTATCAGGCCGAAGGTTATAGAGTGCTGGCCAACCAGAAAGTGGTCGACCGCCTGCTGGACGAAGAGTCCGGTAACGTTGCCGAGCTGGAGGGTTTTATCGGACGCACAATCCGTTTCCAGGTTGAAACCATGTATTCCCAGGAACAATACGACGTGGTGCTGCTCTGA